The genomic window CAAAGTAACCTTGGGCATCATAATGCCCCTGCAACTGACTTTGATTTTCTAACATTAACGGCTTTTACCTTGGCTTGACTGTTTAGGATTATATTTTGACGATTGATTAACGCTCATATCTCATCCACAGTTTGTAATAAACCGCATTACACTTAGCATTATCATCCATAATGCCGTCTCTATCACAATCGGAACCCGTCAAAGATTTAACAACATCAGTGCCATATTCGGCGATATCTTCTGGCTCAGGTTTAACTTCAATGGTGACTTTAGGGGAATGTTCGATGAATTCGCCAACGTCTTTGTATAGTGAGAATTGTTCTTTTGAAATAATATCACCGATATCAACTTTTTTCGCTTCGAAAGCGTAGACATCTGTTGCACTAAACAACAAGAGTACAACAATAAAGACAGCTATAAATTTCATCAAATATGCCTAAAAGTTATTAAAATTAACATGCTGATTCACCTGAAAAGGCCACGCTATTATTTCACGCAAGTATTATAAAACACAATGTCACCGTTGTACCTTAGTGAAATTTATTAATCGTTAATAATTTCACTAATAGTTGGTTTAATTGAACATTTTTTTTCAAAAAAATAAAAACCAAAAACAATAAACCATTGAATTAAAACAACTTATTTTTGGCGTAAACTTTGCTAAATAGATAACATCTTAATGTCGAAGGGAAATACAATGTTATTGGATATTCAATCACTTAGCCATCAATACCAAAGTGGCAAGCACACACAACTAGCAATCAAATCATTATCACTACAAGTTAGACCAGGGATTTTAGGCTTACTAGGCGCTAATGGCGCAGGAAAATCTAGCTTAATGCGTATTCTTGCTACGATAACAAAACCTAGCCAAGGAAAAATTTTATGGCAAGGACAAAACATTGTTAAATCACCACAATTATTGCGTAACGAACTCGGTTACCTGCCTCAATATTTTGGCGTCTATGACCAATTGTCGGCTATTGAATTTTTACAATACATGGCTGGCTTAAAAGGGTTAAATCAATCTTTAGCGACTCAAAGAATCGAGGATTTACTTGCTAAGCTCAACCTTACCCATGCTGCTCATATGCCATTGAAAGGTTATTCGGGGGGATGAAACAGCGCATTGGCATTGCACAGGCTTTACTTAATGACCCTAAATTATTGATTATTGATGAACCAACTGTGGGTCTAGATCCACAAGAACGTGCCAATTTTCGCCAGTTATTAACTGAATTAGCCGATGATCGTTGCATTATTTTATCAACTCACATAGTCGCAGATGTTGAATCTATTGCTGACCAAATTGCGATTATGCAAACTGGGCAATTAATTCAATCAGCAACTCCAAAGGCACTACAAGAAAAAGTTGCCGATAAATGCTGGCAACTAACCACTAACTTGAATGAATTAAAACAAATTCAGCACGACTTTATTGTCAGCCACAGTGTGCGAAAAGACAACAAGGTCGAGTTAAATATTGTCGCTGAACACTGCCCTGATGCGCGAGC from Colwellia sp. PAMC 20917 includes these protein-coding regions:
- a CDS encoding AAA family ATPase translates to MKQRIGIAQALLNDPKLLIIDEPTVGLDPQERANFRQLLTELADDRCIILSTHIVADVESIADQIAIMQTGQLIQSATPKALQEKVADKCWQLTTNLNELKQIQHDFIVSHSVRKDNKVELNIVAEHCPDARAISRAPTLEDAYLYFTSNKRARTVLARAC